One Ananas comosus cultivar F153 linkage group 1, ASM154086v1, whole genome shotgun sequence DNA window includes the following coding sequences:
- the LOC109719425 gene encoding serine/threonine-protein kinase CTR1-like, with protein MEIPGRRSAYSLLSQFPDEPTPLASSSEWGLRITFAAGLQRQSSGSSFGESSLSGDYYALATVAMEGRPKEGSGSASSAVAKSWAQQAEETYPLQLALALRLCSDASTASDPNILDPGGHIFPAEILPTESLSHRFWVRTCTPFVLPLV; from the coding sequence ATGGAGATCCCGGGGAGGCGATCCGCATACTCCCTGCTGAGCCAATTCCCCGATGAGCCCACGCCCCTGGCGTCGTCCTCCGAGTGGGGCCTGCGGATCACCTTCGCCGCGGGGTTGCAGCGCCAATCCAGCGGCAGCAGCTTCGGCGAGAGCTCGCTGTCCGGCGACTACTACGCCCTGGCCACAGTGGCTATGGAGGGGCGGCCGAAGGAAGGCTCGGGGTCGGCGTCGTCAGCCGTCGCCAAGAGCTGGGCGCAGCAGGCCGAGGAGACGTACCCACTGCagctcgccctcgccctccgccTCTGCTCCGACGCCTCCACCGCCTCCGATCCTAATATCCTTGATCCTGGCGGTCACATCTTCCCTGCCGAGATCCTCCCCACAGAGTCACTCTCTCATCGGTTCTGGGTACGCACTTGCACGCCTTTCGTCCTTCCTCTGGTTTGA